The stretch of DNA AAAATATATTTTAATTATATTTAAATTTTTATAAATTTATTGTATAAATATCTTTTATAATAAATTAACCTTAGATTTTTAAATAAAATTTTATATAAAAAATTCTAAAATAAAAGTTAACATAATTTTTTTAGATATATTATTAAATAAAAAATAAATATATTAAATAAATATAAAATAAAATATCATAAATAAATTTATTTATTTAGGTAAATAATTTTTAAAATATTTTAAAATAAATTTTATTTAATTTTAAAACTTAATCATTCAAAATAATTTAAATTTATATTGGAATAAATATGAAAAAAAAAAATAAGATTTTATCTTCTTTAAATATTTTATCTATTGCAGGAGTATCTCCATATGTAATTAAACCAAAAGAAGAATACATGAATAAAAAACAATTATTACATTTTAAAAAAATATTACAATCTTGGCGTGAACAATTAATAAATAAAGGTAATTATACTATTTCTTATATACAAGATGAAGCATCAAAATTTCCTGATCCAATAGATAGAGCAACACAAGAAGAAGAATTTAATTTTGAATTAAGAAATAAAGATAGAGAAAGAAAATTAATAAAACAAATTGAAATAACTTTAATGAAAATTGAAAAAAATAATTTTGGTTATTGTCAATCTTGTGATATAGAAATTGGTTTAAAAAGATTAGAAGCTCGTCCTACTGCAAATTTATGTATTGATTGTAAAACATTAGCTGAAATTCGCGAAAAACAAATAGCAGGATAAAAAATAATTTATAGATATAA from Enterobacteriaceae endosymbiont of Plateumaris pusilla encodes:
- the dksA gene encoding RNA polymerase-binding protein DksA, which produces MKKKNKILSSLNILSIAGVSPYVIKPKEEYMNKKQLLHFKKILQSWREQLINKGNYTISYIQDEASKFPDPIDRATQEEEFNFELRNKDRERKLIKQIEITLMKIEKNNFGYCQSCDIEIGLKRLEARPTANLCIDCKTLAEIREKQIAG